AACCCATTCAGAATCAttcaattcagcttcttggatgattctcaatgaaggtatttcaatTTCTGCTGGTATAACTGCctctgttccatatactagcaaatatggagtagctccaactgatgttctgacagttgttcggtaacccaacaaagcatatggcaacatctcgtgccaacctctgcgattttcaatcatcttcctcaaaatcttctttatattcttgttggcggcttctacagctccgttcatttggggacgataggcggTGGAATtccggtgagtaatcttgaattgttcacatatctctctcatcaagtgactgttaAGATTCGCTCcgttatcagtaatgatggattctggtactccaaacctacatatcaggttattgcgaacaaaatcagctacaactttTTTGGTTACTGACTTGTAcgaagctgcttccacccatttggcgaagtagtcaatggcaaccaaaatgaatctgtgtccgttagaggcagctggctctattggaccaataacatccatgccccaagctacgaATGGCCAgggtgaactcatagcattaaGTTCGTGAGGCGGAactcgaatcaaatcaccatgcacttgacatttatgacacttttgcacaaacttgcaacagtcatgttccatagtcatccaaaagtAGCCGGCTCGAAGGATCTTCCTGGCCAAAGTGagcccattcatgtgagtaccacaaactccggcatgtatctgttccagaagctttgcagcttcaTTAGCATCAAcgcatctgagaagacctaaatctggagtcctcctgtaaaggatttccccacttgcaaagaaattgagggtcaTACGGCGTATCGACTTCTTCTGGTTAAACGTTGCATTATCAGGATAAGTCCCGGtctctaaatacttcttgatttCAGAATACCAAGGCAAGCCATCTGGTTCTGCTTCGACATGTGAACAATAAACGGGAtgctcttttacctctatatccaagGGATCGATAAAACTTGTATCTGGATGTTTAATCATTGAGGcgatggtggcaagagcatcggctAACTCATTTTGTGTCCTGGGAGTGTGCTTGAAttcaatcttgcgaaatcttTTGCACAATTTCTGT
This region of Solanum stenotomum isolate F172 unplaced genomic scaffold, ASM1918654v1 scaffold26496, whole genome shotgun sequence genomic DNA includes:
- the LOC125851492 gene encoding uncharacterized protein LOC125851492, whose product is MAEYEACILGLKMAIDMNVHELLVIGDSDLLIHQVQGEWAVKNPKITPYVQYIQKLCKRFRKIEFKHTPRTQNELADALATIASMIKHPDTSFIDPLDIEVKEHPVYCSHVEAEPDGLPWYSEIKKYLETGTYPDNATFNQKKSIRRMTLNFFAIYGTEAVIPAEIEIPSLRIIQEAELNDSEWVRKRIDQLTLIDEKRMVA